The following proteins come from a genomic window of Salvia hispanica cultivar TCC Black 2014 chromosome 4, UniMelb_Shisp_WGS_1.0, whole genome shotgun sequence:
- the LOC125222466 gene encoding uncharacterized protein LOC125222466 isoform X2 has product MKLQSASVFLQTCPPSIQISPRRFQAVNKHHRNQSGLIIPRPLHIQLKSVVSSLRSEGFIRAANLISPRKLDFRVFVRKGSEGFHGKSGSVSFGGLSHQSVEEGKLVSAPFKEGTGSLLWALAPAALIAALIVPQFFVAAAVEEAFRNEIFAGLKGYLASTYFTMGFKVFAPLLAVYVTWPVIGISALVSVAPLLAGCLVQYIFEKRLERNGSSSWPLIPIIFEVYRIYQLTRATSFIERLVYGMREASATPAVMERTGALISMIVTFRVIGVVCLWSFLTFLLRLFPSRPVAENY; this is encoded by the exons GCATCACAGAAATCAATCTGGGTTGATAATTCCGAGGCCCCTTCATATTCAGCTCAAAT CTGTGGTTTCATCTTTAAGAAGCGAGGGCTTCATACGTGCTGCTAATTTGATTTCTCCAAGGAAGTTAGATTTTCGGGTTTTTGTAAGAAAGGGGTCGGAAGGATTTCATGGGAAGTCGGGCTCTGTTTCTTTTGGTGGGTTGAGCCATCAGTCGGTGGAAGAGGGCAAATTGGTATCGGCACCGTTTAAGGAAGGGACTGGCTCCTTACTGTGGGCTTTGGCCCCGGCTGCTTTGATTGCGGCGTTGATTGTTCCCCAGTTCTTTGTTGCTGCCGCTGTCGAGGAAGCTTTCAGGAATGAGATTTTTGCAG GACTTAAAGGATATCTGGCATCAACCTACTTTACTATGGGCTTCAAAGTATTTGCCCCGCTTCTAGCTGTTTATGTTACCTGGCCAGTGATTGGTATTTCCGCATTAGTCTCAGTCGCTCCTTTATTAGCTGGTTGTTTAGTTCAATATATCTTTGAGAAACGTCTTGAGAGGAATGGCTCATCCAGTTGGCCTCTTATACCCATTATCTTCGAG GTCTATAGGATATATCAGTTGACCAGGGCTACGAGTTTCATTGAGAGGTTAGTATACGGGATGAGGGAGGCATCTGCAACCCCTGCAGTTATGGAAAGAACTGGGGCTTTGATTTCGATGATAGTCACTTTTCGAGTTATTGGGGTCGTCTGTCTCTGGTCGTTCCTGACATTTCTACTTCGCCTATTTCCATCGAGGCCAGTTGCAGAGAACTACTGA
- the LOC125222466 gene encoding uncharacterized protein LOC125222466 isoform X1 produces the protein MKLQSASVFLQTCPPSIQISPRRFQAVNKHHRNQSGLIIPRPLHIQLKSVVSSLRSEGFIRAANLISPRKLDFRVFVRKGSEGFHGKSGSVSFGGLSHQSVEEGKLVSAPFKEGTGSLLWALAPAALIAALIVPQFFVAAAVEEAFRNEIFAEIISSFSTEIIFYAGLAIFLLVTERVQKPYLEFSSKRWSLITGLKGYLASTYFTMGFKVFAPLLAVYVTWPVIGISALVSVAPLLAGCLVQYIFEKRLERNGSSSWPLIPIIFEVYRIYQLTRATSFIERLVYGMREASATPAVMERTGALISMIVTFRVIGVVCLWSFLTFLLRLFPSRPVAENY, from the exons GCATCACAGAAATCAATCTGGGTTGATAATTCCGAGGCCCCTTCATATTCAGCTCAAAT CTGTGGTTTCATCTTTAAGAAGCGAGGGCTTCATACGTGCTGCTAATTTGATTTCTCCAAGGAAGTTAGATTTTCGGGTTTTTGTAAGAAAGGGGTCGGAAGGATTTCATGGGAAGTCGGGCTCTGTTTCTTTTGGTGGGTTGAGCCATCAGTCGGTGGAAGAGGGCAAATTGGTATCGGCACCGTTTAAGGAAGGGACTGGCTCCTTACTGTGGGCTTTGGCCCCGGCTGCTTTGATTGCGGCGTTGATTGTTCCCCAGTTCTTTGTTGCTGCCGCTGTCGAGGAAGCTTTCAGGAATGAGATTTTTGCAG AAATAATCTCTTCCTTCTCAACTGAGATAATCTTTTATGCTGGACTTGCTATCTTTCTGCTTGTAACTGAACGTGTACAGAAGCCATATCTTGAGTTTAGCTCAAAGAGATGGTCCCTCATCACAGGACTTAAAGGATATCTGGCATCAACCTACTTTACTATGGGCTTCAAAGTATTTGCCCCGCTTCTAGCTGTTTATGTTACCTGGCCAGTGATTGGTATTTCCGCATTAGTCTCAGTCGCTCCTTTATTAGCTGGTTGTTTAGTTCAATATATCTTTGAGAAACGTCTTGAGAGGAATGGCTCATCCAGTTGGCCTCTTATACCCATTATCTTCGAG GTCTATAGGATATATCAGTTGACCAGGGCTACGAGTTTCATTGAGAGGTTAGTATACGGGATGAGGGAGGCATCTGCAACCCCTGCAGTTATGGAAAGAACTGGGGCTTTGATTTCGATGATAGTCACTTTTCGAGTTATTGGGGTCGTCTGTCTCTGGTCGTTCCTGACATTTCTACTTCGCCTATTTCCATCGAGGCCAGTTGCAGAGAACTACTGA